The following proteins come from a genomic window of Mobula hypostoma chromosome 15, sMobHyp1.1, whole genome shotgun sequence:
- the LOC134356870 gene encoding uncharacterized protein LOC134356870 → MACLPQSWSATVTESFQVRSGVKQGCVIAPTLFAIFVATIIHIIKDDLPPGIEIVYRTDGRLFNLAHLKSKIKTSTNSLIEFQYADDNSVGALSENHLQQFLTAFNCAYTKLRLAINSRKTQIIYQPSPIETNRIEPSFQLGEKTLENVDYFLYLGSHLSSNVDLNDEIQHRLKCAGTAFGCLRTRVLHDHDIRTDTKMLVYKAVVIPTLLYASETWTTYRRHLKALEKFHQRCLQNILNISWEDRRTNVSVLNEPKTTSIEAYVIKNQLRWSGHVVWMKDECLPKQIFCSQLKEGKHKRDGQQKRFKDVLKANMKKCNIDINNWETNAKDRKLRQAINREGTATFKANRCAELEEKRRKWRGGSNNQSPICHLELPVLNAKELSKPRLDS, encoded by the coding sequence atggcatgcttgccacagtcatggtcagcaacagtaactgagtcttttcaagttagatcaggagtaaaacagggatgtgtgattgccccaactttgttcgcCATCTTCGTTGCAACAATCATCCACATCATCAAGgacgacctacccccaggaatcgaaattgtctacagaacagatggcagacttttcaatcttgcccatcTCAAATCCAAAATTAAGACATCCACGAattccctcatcgagttccaatacgcagatgacaacagtgttggagctctttcagaaaaccacctacaacagtttctgactgccttcaactgtGCATACACAAAACTTAGACTTGCCATCAATTCCaggaagactcagatcatctatcaaccgtcaccaattgagacaaatcggatagaaccatcatttcaacttggcgaaaaaaccctggaaaacgtggactaCTTTctatatcttggaagtcacctctcctccaatgtcgaccttaatgacgagatccaacatcgtcttaaatgcgctggaacagcttttggatgtctccgaacaagagtcttgcATGAtcatgacatccgaacagacaccaaaatgttagtgtacaaagcagtggtaatcccaacgctcctgtatgcatcagaaacctggacaacataccgacgacatctgaaggcacttgaaaagttccatcaacgctgtcttcaaaacatcttaaatatcagctgggaagatagaagaaccaacgtcagtgtgctaaatgaaccaaaaacaacaagcattgaagcctatgtcatcaagaaccaactaagatggagcggtcatgttgtttggatgaaagacgaatgtctgccaaaacaaatcttctgctcccagcttaaagaaggcaaacataaaagagatggacaacagaagagattcaaagacgtcttaaaagccaacatgaagaaatgtaacattgacatcaacaattgggaaaccaatgccaaagacaggaaacTCCGGCAAGCCATCaaccgagaaggaacagcaactttcaaagccaacagatgtgcagaattagaagaaaagagaagaaaatggagaggtggcagcaacaaccaaagcccaatctgccatctggaactacctgtcctgaatgcgaaagaactttcaaagccaagattggattCCTAA